CAGGTACTCTCTTACCTAAGTCTCTGAGTGCTCTGATCGCCCCAAAAGCGAACATATCATTATAGCAGAAAACCGCATCGAAGTCTAAACCTTTATCGAATGCCTGCTTTATACCTTGATAACCACCTTCCATGTTGGGCCCATGTGTGATTACTATATAATCCTCGGGCAGAATTATACCAGCCTCGCGTAAAGCTTTCCGGTAACCTTCACATCTCATTTGAGCAGCAGAGTTCTTTGGAGCAGAGTTTATTAGTAAGATCTTCTTTCTACCTTTTTCTATAAGATGCTTTGTTGCAATATAACCCCCTTTTATTTCATCGCTGTGTATCTCATCTAAGTTCAAACCTTCCAAATGTCTTCCAACGATAACAATCGGAAAATTCATTTCTGAAAGTTTTCTTAGATCTTTTGTTCCATCTCCTGTTGGTGTGATCAGAATACCTTCAACTCTATGTTCCATGAGCGTATAGATCGCTTCTTTTTGCTTTTCTAGATTCGTTTGAGTGTTCATAAGAATTAAGCGATAGCCATATTTTCGTGCAGCAGCTTCTATGCCTTCCAACACCTCAGCGAAAAAAAGGTTTGTTGTATCCTCAAGTACAACACCTACGATCTTGGTTTTACTGTTTCTCAAAGCCGAAGCCGTCACATTTTTGATGTAACCCAATTCCTTCGCGGCTTTCAACACGCGTTCTCTGGTTTCTTTGCTTATGTCTGGTTTGTTGTTCAAGACTTTTGATACGGTATTAACAGATACCATCGCGCGCTCAGCGATATCTCTCATGGTCACATACTTTTTCATTGTTCATCACCTTATGGGTATTTTACAGTATAGATGCTATTAACGCTTCGGCCAAATCACATTCTTTTAAAGTTGTGAAGACCTCCCCACTTTCTTTTTTTGAATAGACAAGTGACCCAAACAAATACCCCCAGCCGAGCACTTTAGTTATAATGGAGCTTTCAAAATCAAAACTGTTATTCTTTGCTATCAAAACATATGGTGTGGTTAATTCTCCTAAACCCCACAATAGAGCTGCTAAATTGCGATTCCTTTTTACATTGAAAAGTGTCAGAGCACTTATCCAATCTCCATTGAAATCAAGAAATTCTTTGATTTTAGTACTTTCATGTATGCAAGTGAATTCCTCGTGTACAAATTCCTCATTGTTAACCCACACAATTGGTATGTCGGGTTGCATTGGAGTAAGAACACAGACGGGGTAAAAATTTCTATTCAACATCTCACCATTTTGGAATATTTCAATTAGTAAGTTCTGTGTGGTTTTTTCTAAAACAGTCGAGATCTCACCGATCTCTTTCACGCAGAATGGTTCAACATTTATTTCGGTTTCATAGAGCTTTCTAGTTTCCGTACGCAGAACCAAATTTGCTGTAAGTTTCCTTATAGAACCGTTTGCAATGAAGATTTTCGCTTTATATTCTTCGCCCTCCAAGAGCAAAGACCTATGATTAAGTAAAATTGGAATAATTTCGTGGTTTAAGAATCTCAAGTATGGATAGAACCACTTAGGCATCCTGTTGTAATCAAGTAATCCATTCGCTTCCCATGCTATGTCTGAAAGTTCAGTTATGACATAACCGGTTATATTTCGTTCTAACCTGATATGTTCTATCTGGAATTTCAATCCAAGCAGTTGATGTAATTGTGCTTGATAAGTGAAATCATCTAGATTGTAGATTTTTGACAACTTCTCAATAGCTGAACTAGGTGAAGAATCTTCAAATTTCGTTCCCATAACGAGGATCGGAAAATTCATCCACTTTCCTGTCCAAGTTTTAGGATCTGAGGTACCCCACACGCCGAACTCTGAAACCAGTTTTGGCAGCTTCTTATTCGGTGTTTCGAAGAATGTTTTATAATCACCATTTGCGAAATCTTTTATTCTTCTTTTCCAAGTTTCGTTATGATAAGGGAAAGAATTGTAGAAGTGGTAATCATCAATATCGGAAACGACGTGATAATTCCAAGGACAGGCTGAATTGTCAACATAGATGCGTGTGGGATCAAGTTGCTTGGCCTTTTCATACATTTTTTTGACCCATTCACGATCTTCTTGTGGTGAGTTTTCAGTTAAATCGAGTCCCCAACTTTCATTGATCAAACTGAGCATGATGAAAGATGGATGGTTTGAAAATCTTTTCAAGGTATTTTCCAAAAGTTTTTCAAGATAAGCTTTCCCCAAACTATCCAGTTTTCTTGCGTAGGGTAAATCAATCCAAACCATAATGCCAAGTTCATCAGCCAAATCGAGATAGATCTCATTCGGTATCTTGACATGACATCTAAGCAAATTAAGTCCCATTTCCTTGATTTTGAGAAATTCCGAAAGAACTCTCTCTCTGCTTGGAAGGATATAGTGTGTATCCGAGTAGAAATTTTGATCTAGTGCTCCAAATAGATAAATAGGTTCACCGTTGAGCAAAACCTTGTCACCAACCGTTTCTATATATCTCAAGCCGAATTTCGTTTGAAAAACATCTTGACCATCTTCGAGTGAACGAATGAGTAACGTATACAACTTTGGCGATTGCAAGTTCCACGGCTCTGGGTTTGGAATAGTTAAAAACAGATGGTTTTCCTTTGTTTCTCCTTTCAGGATCTCCTTTCCATTTGGATCGATCAAAGTGTAGCTGAGAGCATGATTTTTCCTGTCCGAGAAGGCAACTTTACATTCAACAGTTTTGAGATCTTTCTTGGGAAAAACTTGAACATGGTCTATGTGAACTTCTTCGACGATCCATAGTTCAACATCCTGAAGGATACCTGTAGCATTACCGTACCAGTCTTGTTTACCTGCAATCAGATTGGGGTTTGAACAAACGTCGAGATCTTTTACAATCAATCTTAAAAGATCGGTTCCGTCAAACCTGAGTTGGTCAGTTACATCGATCTTGAACGAATCATATCCACCTTCATGCTCAGTAACTCGCTTGTTGTTGATATAAATCGTTGCAGAGTGATCGATTCCATGAAAAACAAGAAAAATCCTCTTTCCCTGGAAGCCTCTAAGGTCGAGTTCTCTTTCGTAAATACCTGTCAAAGATATGGGGTTCGGGTAACTTTGAGTGCTTAATTCGATTTGATGCGGTAGATGCACCTTTCTCCATCTTTTTTCATCGATAGAAAAGTTCCAATTTTCGTTGATTTTCAATCTCATTCACCATCACCTCTCATCTTAAGCTGAGTATCACGCCTCGTGTGATGTATCTCTGCATAAAAAGGTATATAACGATCACTGGGAGAGAAGCGATCACGTTGGCTGCCATTATAGGACCATATCGTATATTTACATCAGAACCCGCTAAAGCCACTAGGCCAACAGGCAAAGTGTACATCTTTTCCGAAGTCATTATAATCAAAGGCCAGAAGAAGTCGTTCCAAATCCAGGTAAAATGGAGTACCGCTACTGTCACAATAGCAGGAATAGACATAGGTAAGATTACCTTCAGCATTATATCCAGCTCTCCAGCTCCATCTAAGCGTGCTGCTTCTTCATAGTCTAGTGGGATCGCCTTCATGAACTGGGAGAGTATAAAAACGGCCATCGATGAAGGTAATGCTGGGATTATGATACCAAATAAATTGTTGACTAGCCCCATTTTCCTAACAATTAAGTAGAGAGGTATCGCAATTGCTTGGTTGGGTATCATGAAACCTGTTAAAGATAGGATATACAACAGTTTCCTCCCTGGGAATTCCATTCGACTCAGTGCGTAAGCCGCAGGAATACAGACAAACAAAATGCCTAGAGTGGCTCCACTGGCGGACAATAAACTGTTTCTGAACCATGCACCGATTTTTGCTCTTTGTAGAACTATTTTGTAATTGTCTATAAACCAGATGCTGGGGATCCATTTTCCAGCGAGTATGTCCTTTTCAGTTTGAAAGGAAGCGAAGGTCATCCAGATCAATGGTACCAAGTATAGAAATCCGATTAGTACTGCGAAGATCGTCAAAACCCACCTTTTTAAAGTCATATTAAATCAACTCCTCTTTACCTGAAGCGATCATGAGACGAAGCTGCATGTATGCAAACACAAGCATAACCAAGAACAACACGAAAGCCATGGCTTGGGCATAACCCATTCTAAAGTATCGAAATCCTTGCTCATATATGTACTGCATCAAAGTTCTCGTTCTTCCTGCTGGTCCTCCGCCGGTCATAATGAAAACCTGTCCGAATATCTGTAGCGAGGCTATTATTTGTGTAACAATAACCAGGACGTGCACTCGTTTGAGTAAGGGAAAGGTAATGTAAAGCATTTTTTGAAGGCCGCTTGCCCCATCTAGATTCGCTGCTTCATAATAAGAAGTAGGTATCTGTTGAAGACCTGCAAGGTACAGCACTATGCAAAATCCTATGGTCCACCAAACAGTTGTTATAGAGACTGCCGGGGCAGCCCAAGTAGGATCGGCAAGCCAGTTTATGGGCTTTAAACCAAACAACTTCATTACTCTACCAATGAGCCCGAAATATGGGTTGTACATCATGCCCCAAGTCAAGCAGACAACGGAGATGGTTAGTGTGTAGGGTAGATAGAACGCGCTTCGGAGAAATCCTTTGAAACGCACTTTCGAGTTTATGAGGATAGCTATCAGAAAAGAAAGCGTAAAGATTGGTGGAACGATTAATATGACGAAATAAACTGTATGCCATAGAGAAGACCAGAAAACTTTATCAGAGAACATTCTTGTGAAATTTCCTAAGGCGATATATCTTGGTGTTCCGAATACATCCCACCTGTAGAAAACCATCCTCACTGAGTTTACAAAAGGAATCAACTTGAAAACCATTAAAAGGACTCCGAAGGGTATGAACAAGAGGTAGGCTAATAAAGCATGCCTTTTTCTTCTAAACCTTATCATTGATGGTCACCTCGCATAACGATCTTAA
This region of Pseudothermotoga sp. genomic DNA includes:
- a CDS encoding LacI family transcriptional regulator, which encodes MKKYVTMRDIAERAMVSVNTVSKVLNNKPDISKETRERVLKAAKELGYIKNVTASALRNSKTKIVGVVLEDTTNLFFAEVLEGIEAAARKYGYRLILMNTQTNLEKQKEAIYTLMEHRVEGILITPTGDGTKDLRKLSEMNFPIVIVGRHLEGLNLDEIHSDEIKGGYIATKHLIEKGRKKILLINSAPKNSAAQMRCEGYRKALREAGIILPEDYIVITHGPNMEGGYQGIKQAFDKGLDFDAVFCYNDMFAFGAIRALRDLGKRVPEDVSVVGYDDVTFASYYCPALTTVRIDRFGLGFNGFKMLLEKMRNRRKKTKHLVLDVELIVRESS
- a CDS encoding glycoside hydrolase family 2, which gives rise to MRLKINENWNFSIDEKRWRKVHLPHQIELSTQSYPNPISLTGIYERELDLRGFQGKRIFLVFHGIDHSATIYINNKRVTEHEGGYDSFKIDVTDQLRFDGTDLLRLIVKDLDVCSNPNLIAGKQDWYGNATGILQDVELWIVEEVHIDHVQVFPKKDLKTVECKVAFSDRKNHALSYTLIDPNGKEILKGETKENHLFLTIPNPEPWNLQSPKLYTLLIRSLEDGQDVFQTKFGLRYIETVGDKVLLNGEPIYLFGALDQNFYSDTHYILPSRERVLSEFLKIKEMGLNLLRCHVKIPNEIYLDLADELGIMVWIDLPYARKLDSLGKAYLEKLLENTLKRFSNHPSFIMLSLINESWGLDLTENSPQEDREWVKKMYEKAKQLDPTRIYVDNSACPWNYHVVSDIDDYHFYNSFPYHNETWKRRIKDFANGDYKTFFETPNKKLPKLVSEFGVWGTSDPKTWTGKWMNFPILVMGTKFEDSSPSSAIEKLSKIYNLDDFTYQAQLHQLLGLKFQIEHIRLERNITGYVITELSDIAWEANGLLDYNRMPKWFYPYLRFLNHEIIPILLNHRSLLLEGEEYKAKIFIANGSIRKLTANLVLRTETRKLYETEINVEPFCVKEIGEISTVLEKTTQNLLIEIFQNGEMLNRNFYPVCVLTPMQPDIPIVWVNNEEFVHEEFTCIHESTKIKEFLDFNGDWISALTLFNVKRNRNLAALLWGLGELTTPYVLIAKNNSFDFESSIITKVLGWGYLFGSLVYSKKESGEVFTTLKECDLAEALIASIL
- a CDS encoding carbohydrate ABC transporter permease, producing the protein MTLKRWVLTIFAVLIGFLYLVPLIWMTFASFQTEKDILAGKWIPSIWFIDNYKIVLQRAKIGAWFRNSLLSASGATLGILFVCIPAAYALSRMEFPGRKLLYILSLTGFMIPNQAIAIPLYLIVRKMGLVNNLFGIIIPALPSSMAVFILSQFMKAIPLDYEEAARLDGAGELDIMLKVILPMSIPAIVTVAVLHFTWIWNDFFWPLIIMTSEKMYTLPVGLVALAGSDVNIRYGPIMAANVIASLPVIVIYLFMQRYITRGVILSLR
- a CDS encoding sugar ABC transporter permease, which gives rise to MIRFRRKRHALLAYLLFIPFGVLLMVFKLIPFVNSVRMVFYRWDVFGTPRYIALGNFTRMFSDKVFWSSLWHTVYFVILIVPPIFTLSFLIAILINSKVRFKGFLRSAFYLPYTLTISVVCLTWGMMYNPYFGLIGRVMKLFGLKPINWLADPTWAAPAVSITTVWWTIGFCIVLYLAGLQQIPTSYYEAANLDGASGLQKMLYITFPLLKRVHVLVIVTQIIASLQIFGQVFIMTGGGPAGRTRTLMQYIYEQGFRYFRMGYAQAMAFVLFLVMLVFAYMQLRLMIASGKEELI